Below is a genomic region from Lutra lutra chromosome 5, mLutLut1.2, whole genome shotgun sequence.
GCTTACTGATGCGGTAGTCCATCTCTGGTCAGACAAGTTCCTTgccaacattttcctttttcagagttATCCTGGCCGCTCTTGCTCACTTAGGTTTTCACACAATTTAGAATAAGTTTGCCTAGCTCGAAATGAAAAATCTTGTTAGTCTTTTTATGAAACCGTATTAAGTTTATAGCCTATTTTAGGGAGAAGTAAACTCTTTCTAATCTTcagtcatttttccctttttttttcaaggGTTCTTGATCTCATAGTATTATTCTAAGTTGCTTCATATGGATCAGTTTCTTTAGAGGTTTTGGAGAAGTAAGGACCTCTAAGAAACACTGCCTAGGCCCACCCCACGCCAATGAAATTAGAATTCTGGGGATGGCACCTGGGTACTGTTCTTTCTTATTGTTCCGTTAAGCTCTCTAGCTGATGGTCCCAAAGTGTAGGCAGAGGGAGTTTTTCCTAGTAGTTTCATCATTTGTTGGCAGTGTGCTATTTAAGTGGATCTTCTTCCATTACATCTTCTGTTTGTTTATATATGCAGATTCTTtctctatatattaattttgtgccaataatacagtatttttggTACCAATAGTTTTTTGATTGGTATCTTATatttttcagctataaaaagcTGATCTGCGAATAATAATTTTACCTAACTTCCTCTTCAAACTGTCTTTGACGTTTTCCTGAAGAGCCACTTCATCTCCTGTGTTTACTCTTCTTCAGTAAATTTGTAGAAGCTTATCTTTGCAGCTATATATGAATTTCTGAGAAAGATATGTCACTGCAGATACATTCTGAAACAAAACCCTTAAGGAAAAGAGCTCAATATTGGACTAtgacaattaaaatgaaaatacacaaatcTACCTCCCATCTCCTAGTTAAACCTAAAGAACATGAAATAGCtcgtgtgtgggtgtgtatgctAATTACAGGGGGGaaataaagcaataataatagAAATGTGGTTCTGAAAACATAGGCTTATGAAGATAAATACAGTCCATCTTGTTCTACCCAAGCCCTTCGAGGTGCATTCATTGTTAGAACTTACCAAGCATCCACAGCGTTTTAAACATATGGGCTATAGGATCATACTTAGGTACAACTgagtttttaggaaaaaaatctgattcaaGCTGGTATCAACcgtgaaaacagaaaagaagaaaaaactggaaaattaagaaatgagtGCCAGGATCTGAGAGAAACTGACACTAATTATAAACTGAATTGAGGACAGTCTCCAGGATTCATTTTTACTAACTCTGCTGCTCCACCCTGTTCCAGTCTACCATAATCTCCTGTTTGGAATTCTGCGGTAGCCTCCTAAGAGGTCTCCCTGAGCCTGCCCTTGGCTTTCTTTAAGTCTTTTCTCAACGTAGCAGCCAGACTGATCCTGTTGTAGATACATcacctcaggggcacctgggtagctcagtcattaagcatctgcctttggctcaggtcatggtcccagggtcctgggatcgagcccccccccccattgaaggggtccctgcttagcgagaagcctgcttctccctctgccactctccctgctgtgttcccgctctcactgtgcctcagtcACTCTgcctcaataaataatttttttttttttcaaagatctatCACATCAATTCACTGGATCCTCAAAACCTTCCACTGGTTTCCCATCTTCCTCTGTTAAAGCCAAAATCATCACAAAGGCCTACAGGACCCTGGATTATTcggctgctccctctctcacagATCACCTCTCCTCCCACACTCCCACTTCGTTCACTctcttccagccacactggcatCCCTGTTGTTTCCTAGCAACCCAGGCATGcaccacctcaggacctttgttcTTGTCAGTGCCTTCTGCTGGGAAGACGGTTCCTTCGTCAGATTTCGACATGGCTCACTCTGCTACCTCCTTCAAATTACTGCTCCAATGCTACCCTCTCACAAGgacttctctgctttattttctccgTGGTAATCATTACCATCTAATGCAGGGTGTATTTCCCATATTTAACTTGTTTAtactgtccccacccccacaccccactaGGATGAAAGCTGTCCGTACAGGCATGgctttttgtcctttttgtttccttaagtattccaagtgcctggcacataaaagattagtaaatatttgttgaattaatttgcTGGGAATTCGAGTTTTTCAGATAACACACTGGATTAGAAAAACCAATGCATTAGGCCATGGCAGGGCAGATTTGAAAAGGAGTAGCCTTCTCAATAAAGTAGAGCCTTCCAGAAACAGTAATTTCTAGCAAAATCCCACCCAGGAGAGTTGACAAGGGGACTctattcttctttgtctttttctatgaAAAAGGCCAGATACTATTTTAGGCTTTGTCAACCATATGGTCTTTTTCACAAGTACTCAGTACTACCAAGTAGTGTGAAAATAGCAATAAAACAATATGTAAACATGAGCATGGCTGCTTTCCAATgaaattttgtttacaaaaacacAGGATTTGGCCTGTTGTGGACCACAGTTTGCTAACCCCTAGTCTAGAACAGTGGTTCACAGCTTTGCGGCAAACTGGAATTACTTGAGACTGTTCAAAAACTATTAATGCCTGGCTCCCACCTCTAAGCTCTGAggtttttaaaagcttcccagaTGCCTCTAATGTGCAGCAAAATCTGGGAATCAAGGTTCTGGAACCTTGTTATTCAAACTATGGTCCTTGGACCAGAAGCATCCACATCAACTGGGAACCTTATATGTTTTTATTAgtctctgttaaaaataaaaggatgtattttgtatttatccttCTACTCTATGTGGTTTTACATCTCATTAAACCCAGGGCATCCTAATGAAAACTACTAGAATTGACGAAATTTGTTAAAAgctacatatacaaaataaattaaacaccTATAAGAATGCTCACTAGGTAAGAGTGGAAATTAGGAAAAGTATCTCACATtatgacagagaataaaataaattttaacaagagGCACAACcaagatgaaaaaatgtttagGTTCTACTGAAGTAACTAACAAGATATGAACATGAAATGAAAGCAAGTTCGTGGATGTAAGGATGTTATATTAAAATGTCACTTCCCCAGAATTAATGTATAAATTTTGTACAATTCCTATTTTAACCTGAATAGCGTTTggtgttgggtttgtttttttttttcttaattggacTAAACAGTcaaattttcatggaaaaaaagtCCAAAATACCCAATAAAATTATGGGAAGAGAAAATTCCTATTGGCTATTAATTCATACTATAAATCACTGAATCAAGCTAAGAACTTGACAATGAGGGGCCAGGAGAAGGAATGATACGTCTCAATAAAACTAGGTGGAAGAAAATTGGTGTAGAAAACAGGAAAGATCGAGACCTCTGATAGAACTCTTCCCTTGTACACCAATCATATAttgtggatatgtgtgtgtgttatttataattatacatacTAAGATCTTAGGTAAGATTTTTAGcccttttaaaacacatttaaagttACAAAGCTGagaggtgccttggtggctcggatgggtaagcctctgccttccactcaggtcatgatcccagagtccagagatcaagccccatgtggctcccagctcagcagggagtcagcttctccctctccctctactgctccccctgcttgtgctctctctgcctctctctgtcacaaatgagtaaataaaatcacttaaaaataaagttataaagcAGAATCTTAAATAATTCTTAGGTCAAAAAATTAGAGTTCTAAcctatttttgaaataaagaaaatgagaaaactcagAACATGTGACACACAACCAGAACTTAGAATATTTTTAGCctcaaactttttattattaagagGAAATAAACTGTTCAAGAAGTTAGACAACAAAATAAGcatcaattttataatatttatagcaAAGTATTGGTATCCTTAAATAAGGTTTTAGATTTCTGCTTTCACATAGGATAGGGACGGTTGCAAGGGAATATTCCTCCCAtgttaacaacaataacaaaaagctaGATAATGTAAGCCTTTTTTTTGAGCCTATCAGAAAGGCTTGAGGCTGCAAGACAACAGGTAACCAGAATTCAAAAGGGTGGCAAGCTCCTCTGAGAAGAAGTGGGCACTCAAACTGGGTCACCTGTGACAGAACATGGCGGGGAAGGGAACTAGCAACCAAAAGAATGGGTAACAAAACAACTGATACTATGACAAATCCTTAAAAGTCCAATGTGTGTGAAAATAACAATAGAAACTCTGGGagcacatcacttggcatcagggaaatacaaatcaaaaccacaatgagataccacctcacaccagtcagaatggctaaaattaacaagtcagaaaacgacagatgctggtgaggatgcggagaaaggggaaccctcctacactgttggtgggaatgcaagctggtgcaaccactctggaaaacagcatggagattcctcaaaaagttgaaaatagagctaccctacaacccagcaattgtactactgggtatttaccctaaagatacaaaagtgatccaaaggggcacgtgcacccaaatgtttataacagcaatggccacaatagccaaactatggaaagaacctagatgttcatcaacagatgaatggataaagaagatgtggtatatatatacaatggaatactatgcatccatcaaaagaaatgaaatgttgccatttgtgacgacgtggatggaactagagggtattaggcttagcgaaataagtcaatcagagaaagacaattatcgtatgatctccctgatatgaggaagtggagatgcaacgtggggggttggggggtaagaaaagaataaatgaaacaagatgggatcaggagggagacaaaccctaagagactcttaatctcacaaaacaaactgagggttgctggcggggagggggttagggaaaaggtggtggggttacggacattggggaaggtatgtgctatggtaagtgctgtgaagtgtgtaaacctggtgattcacagacctgtacccctggggctaataatacattatatgttaatttaaaaattgaaaaaataaaaaaagagagattctgGGAGCCCCCCACACAAGGGAAACCCCCATTAACTTTTTTTCATGGACCTCAAGCAGCACTCATGAGAAAGACTGGGGGCAGGGCTAGACATGTAATGGAGCCCCTTCAGTGGACCAGGTGGATAGTGGCCATGGACTGGCTACCTCTGGagaatgagcacagagcccaaaaccTTATGTGTTAAAAACGTATGTCAAGCTTACATCTAGTTTGTATTGAGACAAACTAGACTGATAATATGATAAACTGAGAACACAGTATTAGCCCTATAGGATTTCAGACAAAAAACTCTAATCCAAATTTAATTATGTGGAAACAAATACAACTTTAGAGACATTCTACCGAACATGTGTCATGGACTCTTCAGACCTGTCAgagtcaggaaaggaaaaagaaaggctgGGCAATTGTTCTAGACTGAAGGCCACTAGAGAAATAATGCAGTTAAATACCACCCATGCAGTGGATCCAACTAAACACATCCTTGGGAAATTGTCACAGACAAGAGAACAAGTTCTAGAATGGAAAAAACAATGATCACATTTACACAAATCAGGAACCAGAGTGACTTTATGCTTCTCAACACAAAGTCTTAGAAGCCAGAAGGCAATGGAGCAATGCCATCAAAATTCAGAAGGAAGGCATTTCCAGTGCAGAATTTTAACCCCAGCTAAGTCATCATTTAAGCATGatggtaaaataaagaaatgttcaGACATGCAAGAGCCCAAAAATTTATCCTGTCTCAAGAAGCCACTGAAGGATGCTTTCTACCCAACCAGGGAaataaaccaagaagaaaaaccaaaaacaaaacatacatgaAATTTGAAAACAGGAAACCCAGCATGAGATAGTGAAAGGAGTCTCTAGGATAATAGTAAAGGGAGATGCCTGGGTAACAGCTGTCCTGGAGGGCAACATGACCAATTCTACGTGACTACAAGACTCCCACCGCTATGTCCTCAGCCTCTGCACCATTTTTTTAACCTTATGATGTGTTGGATGATGTGTTCTacccaaagagaaagaaaccaagaaaaaagacCAGAGATTCAAGAAACAAGAATTCCAACCCAAAAGAAAGGCAGAGTTTCAGTGATGACAACACTCTAAGATGATAGTTGTATGGTAGGCCTAGAGAGAAACCAGCCCACATGGAGAGGGAGCGGGGATGGAGGTCTCTGGTAagaaaatttccaagaaaaataaactggaatTGCTACATTATGTTACAAAACTGAACTGAGGGACTAAGAGGTATAGGAAGAATTAGCTATGTGACAATGAAATTCAATGCAATTAttaatttcaagaaaaagaaaatgatattcatAATATCTATAACacctgagaatatttttatttcataataatgtaTACACTAAATATAAATCTAACCCAAAATTACAATATTGCTGTAATAAGTATGGGAAAGGAGAAATTATCTAATGAGAAGCTAATAGTTACTACATTATGCATTTGCTACTCAGAATTCTGGAATGAAGTAAATGCTAGAAGAAACAGCAAATCGATTCTAAATTGGTTCCATTCagaagatgggagggaggagtGAGGATATGTAGACAGGAAAACTATATTGTTGCCACCCCTCTAGTTCTAGTGGACTTTCCAAACGAGGTGTACGTACTGTCTTGAGAAGAATTAGTTTTTTTCAATCAATGATCTATCAGGTCTTAGTAATGTTAAGTTGTGTGGAATGTAATTTTGCTGGTAGAGTCCTGTTATATGAGGCCATTTCACCAAAGTGAGACAAATTATAGAATTATCTTGAGAAACATGAAACTGATATTGGCTAGAGAAATCATTGAATTATGGGTATTGCTCAGAGAGAGCTGCCTGGAAGAAGACGATCATAAGCTGGGATGATGTATGTTACTAAGAAAAAGGCCTCCGCAAAACCCTCTGGGGGGAGAATGTGAAAATTAAACCACGAGTTTGATTTCCCAGGGCTCTAGCTCTACCTCTTTTTTAAGCGTTCCACCAAGAATggctctccctccatctctccagaGCCTCCCCTCTGGGTGATACTGGCCTAGGTATGAAAGACATTTCTTTTCCTCAGGTTGATGGATTTATCGTCAAAGCAGGAACATTTGCTCAAAGTTCTCTGAAATGCATCATATATCCATTAGTTCAGCAATTTGAAACATATTTCCTGATATCTAGATTGGTCAAGCCcagtgctaggcactggggagaggataataaaaatgacaaagttCTCTGGCCAAAGGACACTGGTTTGGGAATTAGGGTTCCTCAAGGCAAGAAAAGGACTGTCAACCACACCCACCAAACCCTCTTCTCTGGAGCAGCTTAAAGTGCCAAATGTGTCCTCAGCCTGGGACAGTGAATCCCAGCAGATGCCAGGACAAGGAAGCCCAGGAAATCGACTTGCACAGAGATCATGTGGAGGGTCCATCCTGCTTCCAACAGGAAAAGTGAAATTTGTTTGTGAGGAGATAGGGCTAAAATAAAAGAGACAGCATTGAATCGAAACCATTTCCTATgacttggatttcttttttaaaaattggccgTCTTATCATTTTGTTAGTCACCTTTTCTCTAGGCTTGTTGGGGGCGTagtccctccctcccagcaacTTCCATCTGCTTGCAAAACAGAGAATGAAGAGCCATGATGACACATCCGTCACTGGATGGAAATATTAAGAGAAGAATCAACAAATGTACTACCATTTGCATAAAACCTATTAACGCCCTCTTCAGACTAATGCAGTGATTTTTACATCGCTGAGAGAGCAGCTGTGATCCACTGCTTTAGTAATGAGGAGTGTTTGAAACATCTGCAAATCGCTGCTCCTCCTAAATGCCAAGCAATATCATCACTTTAGCTCTCTGCAAGTAAATACTCTCATTGTTGGCCAGAGGAAGGCATATCTTTATCAAAGATTCATCTAGTGGGCCCCTCTTTGCCCCGAACGCTGTTGGGtttcttgtgtttcctttttttctcatgctAGTACATGCTGATCCATGGCATTTtcgagtttttattttattttatttttttaatgaaaactagtgtctgttgtcccccccccccccccgcctactggTAATCCATAACCATTTTGAGAGGTACGATGTCGGTCAGAACCTTCCTCTCTGGTATGTTGGTCCCAGCTAACAGGAGCTCTTTGCAAAGGCCAGGCAAGGCGAGCTTCTGCCCCGCTGTGCTCTACGCATAAATAGCGAACCCGAGAGGCTCCAGAGCTCTGTGCTCCGGGGCTACCACGAGCGCACGGTGGGAGCCACCGCAGACCGGAGGGGCATCCAGCGGGATTGGGAGGAGAGACACGGAGAAGGTGGAGAATAAGAATCATGTGCGTTGCTCGAGTGTACAACCCACATTTGAGTGACAAATGACGAGGACCACCTATAAAAACAACTAAGCGCAAGTCTACCCGAATCCATTTTCCTGTGTGTGCGCGCGTTTTCAACTAACTTTGGGAACTCATAGACCAGGCGTCGTGCCCCTCGCAGCCTCGACTCCACCTGGGTTTCCCGCGCCCTGCCCGCCCGCTTCCGTACCTCCTTCTTCCCCAGGCTAAGGATGGAGGATCCCTTCAGCCCCTCAACTTTCTCGCCAGCGCCCAACGTCTCCGTACCTGTCTCTCCTGGCTGGGGTCTCAACTTCACTTCCGGACAGGGGGCCCCCGTgcccgggccgccgccgccgccgcctcccggaCCACCCAGCCGCAGCATCCGCCTGTTCTTCCTGGGGGTCATCCTGGTGGTGGCGGTGGCCGGCAACGCCACGGTGCTGTGCCGCCTATGCGGGGGTGGCGGGCCCTGGGCGGGTCCCAAGCGTCGCAAGATGGACTTCCTGCTGGTGCAGCTGGCCCTGGCTGACCTGTACGCGAGCGGAGGCACCGCGCTGTCGCAGCTGGCCTGGGAGCTGCTGGGCGAGCCGCGCCGGGCGGCGGGAGACCTTTCGTGCCGCTTCGTGCAGCTGCTGCAGGCGTCCGGCCGCGGCGCTTCTGCCCATCTCGTGGTGCTCATTGCCCTCGAACGCCAGCGCGCAGTGCGCCGGCCGCAGGGCCAGCCGCTGCCCGCGCGCGCCCTCGCCACGCTGGGCTGGCTGCTGGCGCTGCTGCTGGCGCTGCCCCCCGCCTTCGTGGTGCGCGGGGGCGCCCCCTCGCCGCCTCTCGCCGCGCCCTCGGCCGCCCGCACCTGGCCGGGCGAGCGTCGCTGCCGCGACATCTTCGCGCCCCTACCGCGCTGGCACCTGCAGGTGTACGCGCTCTACGAGGCCGTCGCAGGCTTCGTGGCGCCGGTCGCGGTCATGGGCGTAGCATGCAGCCGCCTGCTCTGCGCCTGGTGGCAGCGCCTGCCCCACGCCCCACCGCCTTCAGCGCCCTGGTCCGCGACTCCCGGCCGCGCCCCTGCGCCCAGCGCGCTGCCCCGCGCGAAGGTCCAGAGCCTGAAGATGAGCCTGGCGCTGGCGCTGCTGTTCGTGAGTTGCGAGTTTCCCTACTTCGCCGCACGGCTGGCGGCCGCGTGGTCGTCCGGACAGGTGGGAGACTGGGAGACCGAGGACCTGGCGGCGGCGCTGCACCTCGTGGGGGTGGCCAACAGCGCTCTCAATCCCTTCGTCTACCTCTTCTTCCAGGCGGGCGACTGCCAGCTCCTGCGGCGTTTGCGAAGGCGCCTGGGCGCAGTCTGCTGCTCGTGGGAGGGAAGAGCGGAGGACGATGAGGGGGCCGGGGGCCACCAAGCGCTTCACCGCCACCGCTGGCCCCACCCCCACTACCACCACGCTAGACGCGAGCAGCCGGTGGAGGGCGGCTTGCGCCCACCCCCGCCGCGCCCCCGGCCGCTGCCCTGCTCGTGCGAAAGCGCTTTCTAGTTGCTCGATGGCCAGACGGGTCATCTGTTGCCGCCGCACAGCCTCCTCGGAACATGAGGCTGGCCCGATTCTATCTAGATCAAAACCAGCAGGAGAATCACTGATATTGGCCCTGAAGCTGTCCCCATCCTAAACTGTTTCTTTCTAATGTTTACATTTTCCTACTCTTCCAGCTTCTTCTCACATTTCCCAGTTTGGAGACGAGAGAGAGTTTGAGCCACTGGGAAGTTGTAAAAACAGTCGAAGATACAGTTATTTTTGCAGTTCTCTTTGACGCTCCCATAGTGTTCTGGATAGGATCTTTTGGTTTAGCTAAATTGTCAAGCTTTCATTATTTGCTGTGCTATCATccgtttttacttattttgagtcGTGTTTAAATCAAGTGTACCTTGGAGACCAGagaatttgcctttctttcctggAGGAAAAATCCCCGCACTGCTCTCCCTGAGGAGCCTGGAGATTGTACCAGTGATCTGTCAGAAATGTAATCGTGCTGTCACTGCAGAACCAgagtatttgtaaaataaaaacagtaccCACAGAGCAATTAGTACTTTTTCCCCATGGTAATGTGTTTTCCCAGAAGAAAATCAGTGTGGCCTTTATTTCTAGTCATCACTTCAATAGAAGCTGGGGGTTGTAGGAGGGACACATAAAAGCTTCCCTTTAGACCCTTCCAAACACGCCCAGTTTCTGCAGGAAACTGTGCCTGTGCCCAAACTAGCCTTTACAGCTAAGGTGTTGCTTCTCAGCGCAGAGTCCCCAGCAAACTAGAAAAGCGAAACACGGAGGTGGTGGGCTCACTGTCCCAGATGGAGCCTTATGGAAATTTGTGGCTGGGAAGAAAGCTGCACCCTCCCCATGTTGCAAGTATCTATacaactcctttttttaaaaaaatgaagacagggcgcctgggtggctcagtgggttaagccgctgccttcggctcaggtcatgatctcagggtcctgggatggaggcccacatcaggctctctgctcagcagggagcctgcttccctctctctctctctgcctgcctctccatctacttgtgatctctctctgtcaaataaatacataaaatctttaaaaaaaaataaaaaatgaagacaatgccTATTGGTGGGGATTGCTGAGAACAAAGGCAAGAAGCAGATTTAATCAGTGGCCTCCTCCTCTTAACTGTCCTTGGTTCTAGAAAGAAGTGGCAGCACTTACGAACACGGTATCCATGTGTTTACCAGTGTCTTTCATCTGAGAATCTGCGAGATTTCCATGATTGTGCCTCCTTTTGGTGCACAAATGCCAAACtaagatggagaaaggggaaatgatCGCTAGAGTTCACTTGTAGAGCCAATGCTCTTTGAGGGCTTTCTTTGTTTACTCCACTGAGGTATCCCAAAGTCTTAATGCTTGACCTGTACTAGGCACtcaacacatatttgttgaataattcaTCATATGAGTCAGGCAAAGATAGAATGGATACAAGATTTACAAAATCTCCACTAAGCTTGATTTACCTTTTGCCCAAATTCTGTCAAAAAATGTTGGAGTTAAAggttttccttcatctttttaatCCTCTGCACCCTGCTTAGGATACTATGGAGTGTGATATACCAAGAATAAGTTAGCCAAAAAGAGAACACAGTTGTCTTcatgacattatttttattcattagcATGGGATATTTAttggcatttttctttattaataaacattaattccTTATCTTGTGCCAAGCAATGTGTTAGGCATTGGACATTGAATAACATTGAATAACACACATCTTTCCCTCAAAGACCTTAAAATCAATCTGACAATTACTGCAAGATAGCACATGTTCTTTCATAAGGGTTCCAGTCAGGGTGTTGGGTCACTGAAAAAGAACATCTGACAAACtcaggagactgaagcagtcattcCAATGATGACCAACTAATGGGAAGCGGGGAATGGGCAAAGGCAGGGATCGaggcagaagcacagagagactCAAAATATGACCTGGTCTGTCACTTTGAATGCTCCCAACCAAGAATTTAAGACAGCTGAGTTGCTGTTTCTGTTACCGCAATTGAGCACACCCTAACAGAAAAATGGGTTCAGctggtttaaatttattttctcacataagAAGTCCAGTGATAGAGCTGTTCCAAAGTTGGTTAGTTGAGTAGCTTCATAACTTCATCATCAAAGACC
It encodes:
- the GPR150 gene encoding probable G-protein coupled receptor 150, which translates into the protein MEDPFSPSTFSPAPNVSVPVSPGWGLNFTSGQGAPVPGPPPPPPPGPPSRSIRLFFLGVILVVAVAGNATVLCRLCGGGGPWAGPKRRKMDFLLVQLALADLYASGGTALSQLAWELLGEPRRAAGDLSCRFVQLLQASGRGASAHLVVLIALERQRAVRRPQGQPLPARALATLGWLLALLLALPPAFVVRGGAPSPPLAAPSAARTWPGERRCRDIFAPLPRWHLQVYALYEAVAGFVAPVAVMGVACSRLLCAWWQRLPHAPPPSAPWSATPGRAPAPSALPRAKVQSLKMSLALALLFVSCEFPYFAARLAAAWSSGQVGDWETEDLAAALHLVGVANSALNPFVYLFFQAGDCQLLRRLRRRLGAVCCSWEGRAEDDEGAGGHQALHRHRWPHPHYHHARREQPVEGGLRPPPPRPRPLPCSCESAF